In a single window of the Pithys albifrons albifrons isolate INPA30051 chromosome 19, PitAlb_v1, whole genome shotgun sequence genome:
- the LOC139680960 gene encoding C-type lectin domain family 9 member A-like translates to MPGPVLSHPPILSSPHQVTSRHPPVPPNKCFRSHPVLTLLLPLLLALPSGVALAVLPGWILRGLLLPLRAEGSWEQYQGLCSKLGAPLAMIKDEEMGFLFLLRGTIDYWLRLQRWGERLQWGHGAASAPPEVPVLGNSQCGHLADDKLRSESCSSKQHYLCSKPHT, encoded by the exons ATGCCGGGGCCAGTTCTGTCCCACCCACCCATCCTCAGCTCCCCCCACCAGGTTACCTCAAGACACcctccagtgcccccca ACAAGTGCTTCAGATCCCACCCAGTGctcaccctgctgctgcctttgctcctggccctgccttcgggggtggccttggctgtgctgccag GTTGGATATTGCGGGGTCTGCTACTGCCTctgagggctgaggggagctggGAGCAGTACCAGGGGCTGTGTTCCAAGCTTGGGGCCCCCCTGGCCATGATCAAGGATGAGGAAATG ggcttcctcttcctcctcaggggCACCATCGATTACTGGCTCAGGCTGCAGAGATGGGGCGAGCGGCTGCAGTGGGGGCACGGAGCAGCTTCAGCTCCTCCTGA ggTCCCTGTCCTTGGCAATTCACAGTGTGGGCACCTGGCTGATGACAAACTCAGGAGTGAGAGCTGCTCAAGCAAGCAACATTATCTCTGCAGCAAACCCCACACCTAG